CCGCGCTTAAAAAAAATCCTGATGGTAATATTGAAGGAAAGATTTCTCCGGATTTCATGGATTTATATAATTATCTTTCCCTTAAATCAGAGATCGAGGAAATAGAAGATACCGACGAAGAAATTAAGATTTGCAGCCGGGAACTTCGGTTTTTAGAGAAAAAAAATAAACTGAACCTACTTGGTCAGGAAGTTAAAAGAGCTGAAGAAAAAAAGGATTTTAAAAAAGTTAACACTTTGATTAAGAAGTTTAATAAACTTAGCCAGGAATTAACCGATTGATTATGGAAAAAACTAAAAAAATTAAAAAGAGTAAAAAAAGGAAGAAAAGCAGAAACAGGAGAGAAAAAAGCAAGAGCAATATCCCCAAGAAGAGAAAATTAAGAAAAAAAGGCCAAAGAAAGCAACGCAGAGGAACAAAGAGAGAAAAAAGGAGAAAACCTCGGAAGGTTAAAAGAAGAAAAAGAAAGAGACTTCACCGTAAAACAAAAATAGTTGCTCTCAAAAAAGAGATATTTAACCCCGAAGATTTGGCGGTTTTAACTAAAAAAGGGGAATTGCGGGGTTTTGTTACCTTCAGCGAAATTCTGTCTTATTTTCCCGAAGTAGAAAAAGATATCCAGGGCTTAGAACAGGTTTATGAAGAATTCGAAAGGCGGGGAATTAAAATTCAAGAGGCTCCAGAATTTTTAGAAACAAAAAAGAAGATTAAAAACGATAAATTAAAAACAAGCATAGGGGAAAGAATAGATTCAGTCCAGATATATTTAAGAGAAATAGGAAAGGTTTCTTTTTTGACCGCTGATCAAGAAAAAGAATTAGCTAGAAAAATTGAGAAAGGCGATGAAGAGGCCAAAAAGAGCTTAGCTCAGGCCAATTTAAGGTTAGTAGTTTCGATTGCTAAAAGATATATAGGTAGATCGCCCAACCTAACTCTATTAGACTTAATTCAGGAAGGGAACTTAGGCCTCTTTCGGGCAGTAGAAAAGTTTGACTGGAGGAGAGGCTATAAGTTTTCCACTTATGCCACTTGGTGGATTCGCCAGGCTATTACCCGGGCCTTAGCCGATCAAGCTCGAACCATCAGAATTCCTGTTCATATGGTTGAAACTATTTCTAGATATACTCAAATGAGAAGAAGGCTAGTGCAGGACCTGGGCAGAGAGCCTTTGCCGGAGGAAATTGCAGCTGAAATGGGAATAGAAGTTGAAAAAGTTCACCACATAATGAAAATTTCCCAAGAGGCAGTTTCTTTAGAGACTCCGGTCGGTGACGATGAAGACGACAGCGTCTTATCTGAATTCATTGAAGACGACAAAGAGATTTCTCCTTCTTTGGCTGCAGCCAGAACTTTGCTTCGGAGTAGAATTGAGGAAATTCTGATTGACTTAACCCCAAGAGAACAAAAAATTTTATCAATGAGATTTGGTTTAAATGATGGCATTACTCATACCTTAGAGGAGGTTGGCCAGGAATTTGGGGTAACCAGAGAACGAATTCGTCAAATTGAAGCCAAATCCCTTGAAAAAATTAGAGAACATAGAGGTTTAAAAAAATTAAGAGGATACTAACAGATAATTTCTAATTTCCCTGGATGCCGTGAGGCAGACTCCCCGGAGGGTTGCCCCCTAATTTCTAAACAATTTTTCGAATAGTTGAAAAATTTTTAATTTTTCCTATAATTAAAACATATTCCGCGGTGGCGCAATGGTAGCGCGGGTGCCTGTTAAGCACTAGGTTGTAGGTTCGAATCCTACCCGCGGAGCACCCAAAATCAAGACACCCTTTAGGGGTGTTTTTGGTTTGGGATAGTTGCGAAGGGGTAGGATGAGGACCACACAGAGGGGGTCGGGGAGATTGGGTATCTCCCCGTGTAGGAAAACAGGCTTCCGCCGTTGAGGCGGAAACGTTAGAAACCGTGGGTTTCTAAGGAGCGGAACGAAGCCCAGAAGGGGCGCTCGAGCAAAGCGAGAGAGAGTGGAGCGACGTTCGATTCCTACCCCGAAAACAAAAAAGCCCACAACTGGGCAATTTTTATTTTAAATCAGCTTGTTTTTTAGGTAAAAAAGTGATAAATTTATAAAAAATAGAGGGTATGAATAAAAATATATCTGATAATTTAAAATACTTTTCTGAAGCTCCAAAAGGTGTTAAATTTTGGGAAGGAAAAAAATATGAATTTAATCTTGCTCTTTCTGTAATAATAGAACTACAGGGTGAAAAGTGTGTACAAAAAATAGAAAAACGTCAAGACGAAATAATAAATCAACTCAAAAACACAAAAATTATAGATAACCCTTATAGTATAAAAAAGAGTGGTTTATATAAGTATCCTCCTAAAAATTTACACTTTACTCTTATTAATTTTCTAAAATGTAAGTTTGATAATAAAGATAAGCTAACAGAATTCAAAAATCTGTTGAAATATACTAACTATGAAGAAATACAGGAAAATATTATTGGAATAATTAAGCACAAGCAGATACGAAGAATAAAAACTGATTTAAGATGGATATATTCTGGCGATAATGAAGGGATAGACTCCTTTTCTTTGCAGGCATTTCCACATCCAGTACTTATAAAGAAACTAAATGAGATAAACAAAGAAGCAGAAAAGAAAACCTATGAATTTCCTTGTAATGCCGTAGGTATCAAGGCATATCCCAAAGACACCAAAAGCGCTTTTACTATGAATATTCTTCGTTTTATGAGAAAAGATAAAAGTTCCGAATCAATAGAATATGCAATTAAGGATGACGGAAAAAAAGCAATTGATATCGTAAAAACAATAAATATAAAGGATAATCGTAAACCCTTAAAATCTCTAACAATAAAAAAACTTTGTCTGGTTGAATCTGACCCATTCTTGCGTGAACATGAAATAATAAAAACTTTTAATTTAATAAATAAATTTTATAAAAACTAACATCGTCCACTTATAGGAGCTAATTTTAAACCCCTATAAAACCTCTTAATTTCTAACAACTTCTCCTTCATCATCGCCATATAATCCCTGTTCTCTAGAATTATAATAAGCTTTGAACTGGGGAGCTATTACACTTCAAGCCATTAAGGATTGATTTTTTAGGAAAATACGGTAATGTGGGAAATAGCACCTAATAAAAAGAGGAGGGTAAAATAATGAAAGTTGGCATTATTGGATTTGGGCGAATAGGGTCAGAACTTTCTGAAAGAATTCTTAAAAGGGATTGGGAAATCCCAGCAATTGCAAGAACTTCAGGAATATACAAAAGCCCTGGCGGAATAAAGATTGGACAACTTAATAACTGGATGGAACATTTTCAAAAAGTGGATGTTGTTTGCTTGTGTATCACAACTTTAGATAACGGTGAGGCTGCTTATGGATACATAAGGCCGTTGGTTGAAAGAGGAATATCAGTTGTAACCTGTGAAAAAGGAGCATTGGGCAATTATTTCCCAGAGCTCCAACCTTGGATGGGTAATATCGGATATTCTGCCACAGTTGGTGGCGGAACTAGGCTCTTACGTTGGTTAAAGGAAAGATTGGGTCCTAATACGAAAGAAATCCATTTAATTGTTAACGGCACCTTGAATTATATTTTTGATGGATTAAGTAGAGGAAGAACACTTGATGAAGTGGTGGATGAGGCGAAGACACTAGGCTATGCTGAGCCAGAGGCAGAAGAGCCAGTTGAACTGATTAATACCGAAGCCAATAAAGATGTTCCCAGCAAAGTTTCAGTTTTACTTAATGTCTGCGGTTTCGGTGAGATCCGAGCAAGAGACATTGATGTTAAGACAATTTCTGAGAGCGACTTGAAGAGATTAGTTAGAGAAGCGACTTTCAGAAGATATATAGTCTCAATCACAAAAGAAGCGAATGAAGAAGATGTAATTGGAGGGTTCAAACTTTCTGTAAATGACTGGCATATCTCTGCTGGATTTAAAAATCGTTCCCAAAACCCACTCTTTCTGCAACTAGTCCCCCCAGGAGTGAACAATGTAGTTTTGATTTACGGTTCCGATGGCACTTATATTCTCACTGGCCCTGGTGCAGGAGCGGTCCCTACCGTAGGAAGTATGATGAAAGACATTGGAAATTTATTAAACCAATAATACCTTTTTAATCGCGTCCCTTAACAGTCAGTTAAGGGACCTTTTTCTTTTACAAACAGATTCTAACATCCTTTCTTCATCAAGATTTCGGAAGGGCAAAGCGTCCGACCATAGGCATCCTAATCCTTAATTTTTCCAATTCTCCTCTCATTTCCCTCCAATCAAAAGTTCTAAGTGCGTTCTGTAGGGGGAGTTAGCTTAAAAAATCGCCAAGAAGGCGGTTTTTTGTTTTGAGGGCTTGACTTATTAAATAGATTATTAGAGTATACAATCACAAAGAAGGAGGTGAAGCACCTTGACAAAGGGAAAGAAAACTAGTTTTGCAAGGCAAATTGCTATAGACGGCACCCCTATCACCAAACCCGGTTATGCGAGGCATTTAGACGATAATCAGTATATTTGGTATTTAGAAAATGCTCAACAGATTCACGAAGAAGGTTATATTACAGCTTGGATGGGAGGAACGGTAACTAATCCAGAGGAAAAGTTGCTAGAGAGACTTGCGAAAGACAGGAATTTCCTTGTTTTTCTGGAAAGCGTCATCAGAAATGGTGAACACCCCCACAATTTATCAAAATTTGCTTCTTATCTCGCCGACTGTCTTATAAATAACGGTCAAGCAGTAGAAATCATTGTTCCAGAGCTAGACCAGGGTTCGCTTTTGGATTCGGGCAGGACGCAAAAAACAAGAAAAGGCAAAAGCAAGGCGTTAGTTCGCTCAAAAGTCGCAAGGTCTACTCTCCCGACACTAGGAACCTTTCTTGATAAAGGAGTGGTTATTTGCCACGGGAACATTGAAGAGGTCTCTGCTCTAAGTGGAGGAACTCTGTATGTTGATGGGGACGTTAACAGCCTAACTCAATGCGATTACGGCGTAGTATACGTCAACGGAGATGTTCACCACCTTGGAGAATCTGAAAAGGTTATATTAATTGTGACTGGCAAAATTCACGAATATGTTACGTCCAGATATTCTGCAGGAGGCTTGCAGCAAGAGGTAACACCCTCGCCCTTCATTTTTACTTCTCATCCTCTTGTTGGTCAAAGAGTTGGTCAAAAAGTTGGACGTCACGTAACGATTACAAACAAGGCTAATGAATTTGATGGGAGTTATGTTGTAGAAAAAGCACGGTTAATAGGCTGGACACCTCAAGAAACAACTCAAAAAGCACTTGAGCTTTGCAGAGAAAAGATAGAGGTTGACCTTACTAGAATGAGGAAAATTGCCGCAGAAATAACAACTGCTCAAGGGATAGCTGAGTTCTATCGTAAATTTATTTTAGGCTACATAGAAGGTAGAGTTGAAGGTTATTATAGTCATGCTACTAGTTCTCCGTCATATGACGACTGAAATTCTTGAAAATATTTTCAAAGCGGTGCGATAATTTCAAACCGCCTTTTTGTTTATACAGAGCCAAATTCTATATGACATTATGGTATTCAATGAGTTGCTACAGCAGGAGATAATTTCAGATTCCTGTAGAACCTCTTAATCTCTAACAGCCTTTCCTTCACCATTGCCATATACCCAAAGTCCTCTAAAGTTCGTTTAAGGTTTGAACTGGGGAGCTACTACCCGAGAGTGAATATCTCGGGTTTTTGTTTTGCAGGGAAGGAGGTATAATGAGAAAAGATGAGATTTTTATTAACCATTTTATCAATTTTATTAACCATTTTATCAATTAGCCTAAAAGCTCTTTTTATTTTAATTTATCCCTATTTTTTATTTTTCTTATTTCAAGATGGTATTCCTTTTTCTATAACTGAGGTAGTTTTAGTTATTTTTGCTATTTTTCTTATCTATCCTTTTATTATTGTATTGCGTTCTTTTATCAAAGAAGACATAGAGCAAAACAAGAAGGCTCTTAAGCTTTTCTTGAAAGTCTCTCTAATGTTTTCCTTGCTGGGTCCCACCATATCCTATTTTGTCATAGGGTTGCCTTTTTACTCTCAGGCCTTTGAATTTTATAGTATTATTGCTGTTATAGCCGTTGGACTATCAGCCGCTTTATTTTTTGCCACCATATTAGCTATCTATTCTATGAAGTTACACTTAAAAGGCCTCGTAAAGGAAAAAGATTAAACGCTTAATAGGTAAATAATTATGCCATTCATTACTCAGGGTAAAACTAACCTAACATACATCTTAATTGTTGTTGTTTTGGCTGTTATTGTTGGTGGAGGGATTTTGGGTTATTACTACTCTTGGATAAAGGAGTTGGAGGTTAAATTAGCTGAATTGGAATTAAAACTGCCAGAGGTAAAACCGCCAGAAGACGAAACCGTCAATTGGAAGACTTATAAAAACGATGAGTATGGATTTGAGATAAAATATCCAAGTGATTTTACTTTTCAAGAATTCGACGCAGAACTTAATACAGACCAAATGAGCGTTGTTGTTAGGTTTACAAAAAAAGATACAACGATTAACTATCCGGTTTTTGATGTATCTTTAGCTAAAACGTTCTCAACCCCAGAAGAATGGATAGAGGACGGAAATTATTGCCCTGAATCATTTGCATCATGTTCCTCTTTTGTCTCTAGTCCTATTCCAGGTTCTATAAAATTTGATAAACTTGAAAGACATTATGGTTCGACACATACTTTTTTCAAAAATAATGGTATTTTATTTGAAATTGCAGTAGGCGCTACAGATCCTAATGAGCCTATACCAGAGAGTGCTTATTCTATTTACAACCAGATTCTTTCTACTTTTAAGTTTATTGAAAAAACTACAGTTAATCCAGTCGGGGATATAATTGATCCAGAGTTCACCGAATATTTTAATACAATCATTGAGGTTAACCCTGAATTGAAATTTACCGAAAAAGAAACAAAGCAAATAATATATGGCGAGGAAACAACCTTTCCTTCTCCACCTTCTAATAAAAAAGATCCTAAATGGATATTTTCACCAAATGAAACAAAAGCTGTCTCTATTTTTGGTTATTTCGGAGAACCTGATTCAAGATTAGATATTTACAACCGTAATAATAATGGAATGGTAGAAAATCTTAAGATATGCGGCACACCTTGTAGCTATTGGATTGCTTTTTGGTTAAACAATGATCAATTTATCTTTATTCAGTCTGCGATTTTAAATCGTTACCCTGCGTTGCACATTTCTCTTTATGATATTGTAAAAAACACCGAGACTATTTATAAATCTGAAGCACTAGAAGGATTAACTATACCAGAAGATCCCGAGTGGTTGAAGGAAAGAATAGACATAATTCAGAAAGAATTATTCGGAACCTAATAACTTTTTTAAGCTAAACTTGCTGTTTTTACTCCACAACTCTCCAACCACCAGGTTCTCCTCCTTCGCCCTTCGGGTTTCGGAAGGACACAGTAACTTTGTTCAAGGTCCCCAGCTACGAAAAGAAATCGCCAATAAGGCGGTTTTTTGATAGAATAGGAGAATGAATATTAAAATTTTAATTGTTTTAATAGTTTTAATCGGTTTAGGTATAGGAGGATTTTTTGTTTGGAAAAACACTTCTGGTCCCGAAGAAAAAGAAGAAGAGAAGAAAGAAGAAATTATTCCGAAGGAAGAAGGTCCTAGAGAGGTTTCTAATACCACAAGGAAAGGAACTGTCTTTGAAGATGAAATTTGGAGGGGGAAAATCCATATTATCGGCGACATTATTGTTGAAGAGGGGGTCACACTGACCATTGAGCCGGGCACCATAGTGCTCATTGCCGCTAATCAGGACGTGGAGAATCTGTTCGATTGGCCGTTCGATATGCAGCAAGGTATCCGACAAGAACACCCAGATGAAGATCCGTATTATCGAGGTGTTCACTTTGGCGAACCATTCCGGGACGAGGGCAATCATATCTCTATACGCATCCATGGCACTTTACATGCGGTGGGGACACCCGAGCAAATGATCACCATCACCTCAGACAGCCCAACCCCCAGTATCTACGACTGGAACTCCTTTCAGTTTGATCATGGCATTTTCTCTTATTTCACAATGGAGTACTACCGTCACTTTGATCCTGGCAACGGCACAGTGGTCAGCCATAATATTCTGAGACATGTAGGTGAGTGTGCAGTGTGCGCTAATAGTTCCGTGGTGGTTGAGAATAACATGATTTACGATGCTGGCCATGAGTTAGTTGATATGCATAACGCTTCTCCTACGATTCGAAATAACACTATTGGCCCGAACAAGAATCGTCCCTGTGTTATCATCGATGGCGGTTCGCCGCTTATCACCGGTAACATCATTAAAGATTGCGGAAGCGGTCTTTCCTTTCTTGTTCCGCCGAAAGATCCAAATCTCAAAGACAATATCCTCAAGAATAATACGTTCTTAAATAATGGACAAAATGTCTGGTATGAATACTAAACTAGGCAAATTTCCCCGGTTGCCATAGCCCTAGTGCGACCGAGACGGGTTCGAGTCCTGCCCGCGGAAGTTAGCTTCAGAAAATCGCCAACCTGTCCGCCCATGGAGGAGAAGGCGGTTTTTTTTGGTAAAATATGCTATAATAAAAAAATGAAGCCGTTAAATATTTTAGGATTAACATTTTTTTTCGCAGGTTCACTTGCTATAGTCGGTTTTGGTTTATATAAATTTTTTGATGATTCAACTATTCCCATCGTGGTCAGGTTGGGAATTGTAGCTATAATATTAGGAGTAATTATTATTTTAATCTCTCTCATTAAAGAAAGGTTAAAAGAAAAAGATTTATGATACTTGTAACTTCAGATAAAATTCCTGGAAAAGAAATCAAAGAAACCTTGGGATTGGTTAAGGGAAACACTATTAAAGCTAAGCATATTGGTAAGGACATTTTAGCTGGTTTAAGAAATATAGTCGGAGGAGAAATTAAAGAATACACAGAGGTATTAAACGAAGCAAGAGAAACAGCGGTTAAAAGAATGACTAAGGAAGCAGAAAAATTAGAAGCAGATGCAATTGTTTGTGTTCGTTTCACAACCTCTCAAGTTATGAGCGGTGCAGCTGAACTTTTAGCCTATGGAACGGCAGTAAGATTAGTAAAATAGCTTCTAACATCGTCCCACCAGGGACGCTAACTTACAATTCTTATAAAATCTCTTAATCTCTAACAGCCTTTCTTTAAGCATTGCCATATATTCCCAGTTTTCAAGAATTATAATAAGCTTTGAACTGAGGAGCAGGCTAGCCTCGGTTCTTGCGACCGAGCCGCCTATGATTTTTCGCCCGAGATTTCTCTCGGGTTTTTATTATGGTAAAATGAAAATAAAATTGTCTTTCATTATGAAAAAACAAATTATTGAAATTTTTGGGTGGTATGGAGCGGCTGCAATTGTAGGAGCATATGCGTTAGTAAGTTTTAGTGTTTTAGAATCAACAGACTTGGTTTTTCAATTACTAAATATCACAGGTGCTATCGGGATTGTAGTTGTTTCATTCTATAAGAGGGCTTACCAGCCAGGAGCATTGAATATCATCTGGGCACTTATTGCATTGGTGGCAATCTTAAAGATATTGAATAGTCTTTAATTTTGGAGGGCCAAACTGACTGAGTGACCTCTAACGCCGTCCAGCCAAGGGAGTCAGATAAATACCCATAAGAGGTTCCAAATCTCTAAGTCTTTCTTTAATCTTACCCCAATCAATGGTTCTGAACGCGTCTAGTAGGGGGAACCCTTCGACAAGCTTAGTGTAAACTAATGCCCGTCTTAATCGGCGGACTAGCCCCATAACAATTTATTGTTATTGGGGTTTTTGTTTTACGGGGGGAAGGGGATTTGACAAATTCTGTGGGGTTGCTATAACACTATTGGCTGACAGTTGACAGGTGGGGCGATCTGAATGAGACGTGCCAGTTCGTCTCTACTGACATCTGTCGGCCCCAGCACTTTTTGAGGACTTATGTCCTCACACTCGCAAGGGCCACCACACAACAACATCGGTGGCTCTTTTCATTTCTACCTATCTTTCAGATGGATTTTTTGTTTGGAAAGAACTGAATTTAACAAATGAAATCGCCAAGAAGGCGATTTTTTGGTAGAATAAAGTATATGAAAGAAACAAATCTTGAAGAAATCGTTGAAATAGCAGAATCTTATTGTAAGAATGGAGTGCCTTGGCATCATCACTTTTTGACTTTAGAGTGTATGTTTAATAAAAGTGATAAATTTCAAATAATCTTAGAGAATGAAAAGATTGGAGAATCTTTTGTTGCTACGTTTGACTACAAACCAATGAAAGAACTGGAATTTCTTGAGAATCTGTTTTTCAATAGGAAAAAGTAAAACTCAATCGTAACTTCATCTATTGCTTAGAAACTGCCGCCCGAGGGTTGTTGCCTCGGGCTTTTACTTGTTTTTTTTCTGAGATTTTGTAGAATAGGGAATAGAACATTACACAGCCATACAAAACAAACGATGGAGGAGGGAGATGCCCAAGAAGTCAGAAGAGAGGAAAGTCATTCGGATTGAGGGAGAACTGAGTTGTCCAGAATGCAGAAAGCCTTTG
This genomic interval from Candidatus Nealsonbacteria bacterium contains the following:
- a CDS encoding sigma-70 family RNA polymerase sigma factor translates to MEKTKKIKKSKKRKKSRNRREKSKSNIPKKRKLRKKGQRKQRRGTKREKRRKPRKVKRRKRKRLHRKTKIVALKKEIFNPEDLAVLTKKGELRGFVTFSEILSYFPEVEKDIQGLEQVYEEFERRGIKIQEAPEFLETKKKIKNDKLKTSIGERIDSVQIYLREIGKVSFLTADQEKELARKIEKGDEEAKKSLAQANLRLVVSIAKRYIGRSPNLTLLDLIQEGNLGLFRAVEKFDWRRGYKFSTYATWWIRQAITRALADQARTIRIPVHMVETISRYTQMRRRLVQDLGREPLPEEIAAEMGIEVEKVHHIMKISQEAVSLETPVGDDEDDSVLSEFIEDDKEISPSLAAARTLLRSRIEEILIDLTPREQKILSMRFGLNDGITHTLEEVGQEFGVTRERIRQIEAKSLEKIREHRGLKKLRGY
- a CDS encoding right-handed parallel beta-helix repeat-containing protein; translation: MNIKILIVLIVLIGLGIGGFFVWKNTSGPEEKEEEKKEEIIPKEEGPREVSNTTRKGTVFEDEIWRGKIHIIGDIIVEEGVTLTIEPGTIVLIAANQDVENLFDWPFDMQQGIRQEHPDEDPYYRGVHFGEPFRDEGNHISIRIHGTLHAVGTPEQMITITSDSPTPSIYDWNSFQFDHGIFSYFTMEYYRHFDPGNGTVVSHNILRHVGECAVCANSSVVVENNMIYDAGHELVDMHNASPTIRNNTIGPNKNRPCVIIDGGSPLITGNIIKDCGSGLSFLVPPKDPNLKDNILKNNTFLNNGQNVWYEY
- a CDS encoding YbjQ family protein yields the protein MILVTSDKIPGKEIKETLGLVKGNTIKAKHIGKDILAGLRNIVGGEIKEYTEVLNEARETAVKRMTKEAEKLEADAIVCVRFTTSQVMSGAAELLAYGTAVRLVK